The following proteins come from a genomic window of Desulfatirhabdium butyrativorans DSM 18734:
- a CDS encoding glycosyltransferase, translating into MKKIYPSADEIDQDLRVLKGVVRNVRTYSSMDGFENIPGMAARYGFGVTAGAWLDQDLEKNDREIANLIRNANIYTSTIKRVIVGNEAVLRGDLTPEQLIEYLQRVRAKVKCPVSSAEPWHVWINYPELAKNVDYIAIHVLPYWERVPIDQAVNWVLERYNQVQRAFPDKHVLLAEVGWPSLGERRGPAKPSRVNEALFLRQFLNTAEARDMDYFIMEAFDQSWKVPLEGVMGAHWGIFDKDRHFKLALEGPLAPYHPIPIEFFLSMLLAMGPLLWYLKRKPDQPANARMLFSLVLQGVVCAAVWILFIPVHTELLTLERVVWALLMPLQAGLLAIVMINGFEMSEMLFPQGLKRFFTPLIPEPHRQNWPKVSLHLAICNEPPEMVFQTLDSLNRLDYPNYEVLVIDNNTMDPAIWEPVRDYCIGLGGKFRFFHLGKWPGYKAGALNFGLSVTASDAEIVGVIDSDYVVRPDWLKSLVPYFDKSTVGFVQAPQDHRQWEGSLFKEMLNWEYSGFFQIGMVHRNERDAIIQHGTMTLIRKASLEQVGRWGEWCICEDSELGLRLMNAGYESVYVNESFGKGLTPDSFAGYKRQRFRWAFGAVQIIRHHWRLFLPWNRESGLSVGQKFHFATGWLPWFGDALNVIITGTGLLWVLGMLTMPWIFGQPLYLLLFPAIGVFLFRLLHFIWLYKARVGCTFKQRIGAAIAGMALSHTIGRAIIAGFIRKNQPFLRTPKCENQQAIVKGLLMAWEEALMLLGTILAAIGIVLKFGTDNPEMMVWVGALGIQALPYLAALYTSMVNVVPNVLPQIRWIPLGWGVRRRSVGLQVAGH; encoded by the coding sequence ATGAAAAAGATTTATCCCTCGGCCGACGAGATCGATCAGGACCTCAGGGTGCTGAAAGGGGTAGTCCGGAATGTCCGCACATACTCTTCCATGGATGGTTTTGAAAACATCCCCGGAATGGCTGCACGATATGGTTTTGGTGTAACCGCCGGAGCGTGGCTGGACCAGGATCTGGAGAAGAACGATCGGGAAATTGCCAACCTGATTCGAAACGCCAACATTTATACATCAACCATCAAGCGGGTGATTGTCGGAAACGAAGCTGTTCTCCGGGGCGATCTGACCCCGGAGCAGCTGATCGAATACCTCCAGAGGGTTCGCGCCAAGGTCAAATGTCCTGTCAGCAGTGCAGAACCCTGGCATGTCTGGATCAATTATCCGGAGCTGGCCAAAAATGTCGATTATATCGCCATCCACGTCCTGCCTTACTGGGAGCGTGTTCCCATCGATCAGGCCGTCAACTGGGTGCTGGAACGGTACAACCAGGTGCAGCGCGCATTTCCCGACAAGCACGTGCTCCTGGCTGAGGTGGGCTGGCCGAGTCTGGGGGAGCGGCGAGGGCCGGCAAAACCCAGCCGGGTGAACGAAGCATTGTTCCTGCGCCAGTTTCTGAATACGGCTGAAGCCCGTGATATGGATTATTTTATCATGGAGGCCTTCGATCAGTCCTGGAAAGTGCCGCTGGAAGGGGTTATGGGAGCACATTGGGGCATTTTCGATAAGGATCGTCACTTCAAGCTGGCGCTTGAAGGGCCCCTTGCACCGTATCACCCCATTCCGATCGAATTTTTCCTGTCGATGCTGCTGGCAATGGGACCGCTGCTGTGGTACCTCAAACGAAAACCGGATCAGCCCGCAAATGCCCGGATGCTGTTTTCCCTGGTTTTGCAAGGGGTTGTCTGCGCAGCCGTGTGGATTTTGTTTATACCGGTTCATACCGAATTGCTGACCCTGGAGCGGGTGGTTTGGGCGCTTCTGATGCCGCTTCAGGCAGGACTTCTGGCGATTGTCATGATCAACGGGTTCGAAATGAGTGAAATGCTCTTCCCGCAGGGTCTGAAACGATTTTTCACACCGCTGATCCCGGAACCCCATCGGCAGAATTGGCCGAAGGTATCCCTGCACCTGGCCATCTGTAACGAACCGCCGGAAATGGTGTTTCAGACCCTCGACAGTCTGAACCGGCTTGATTACCCGAATTATGAAGTGCTTGTCATCGACAACAATACGATGGATCCGGCCATCTGGGAGCCCGTGCGGGATTATTGCATCGGTCTGGGTGGAAAATTCCGCTTCTTTCATCTCGGCAAGTGGCCGGGATACAAGGCCGGCGCCCTGAATTTCGGGTTGAGCGTTACGGCATCGGATGCCGAGATTGTCGGCGTGATCGACAGCGATTATGTCGTGCGGCCCGACTGGCTGAAGTCATTGGTGCCCTATTTCGACAAATCGACGGTCGGTTTTGTCCAGGCACCCCAGGACCATCGGCAATGGGAAGGCAGCCTGTTCAAGGAAATGCTGAACTGGGAATATTCCGGATTTTTCCAGATCGGTATGGTGCACCGGAACGAACGGGATGCCATCATTCAGCATGGCACCATGACCTTGATCCGGAAAGCTTCTCTCGAGCAGGTCGGCCGCTGGGGGGAATGGTGTATCTGCGAAGATTCGGAACTGGGACTCCGGCTGATGAACGCCGGGTATGAATCCGTTTATGTCAATGAGAGTTTCGGCAAGGGGCTTACGCCTGATTCTTTCGCCGGATATAAGCGGCAACGGTTCCGCTGGGCTTTTGGCGCGGTTCAGATCATCCGGCATCACTGGCGGCTGTTCCTTCCCTGGAATCGGGAGTCTGGTCTGAGCGTTGGACAGAAGTTTCATTTTGCGACGGGTTGGCTTCCCTGGTTTGGGGATGCTCTAAATGTCATCATCACCGGAACGGGATTGTTGTGGGTGCTCGGGATGCTGACCATGCCCTGGATCTTCGGCCAGCCGCTTTATCTGCTGCTTTTTCCGGCGATCGGCGTCTTTCTGTTCCGGCTGCTTCATTTTATATGGTTGTACAAGGCAAGAGTCGGTTGTACGTTCAAGCAGCGGATCGGGGCTGCCATTGCGGGCATGGCCCTGAGCCACACGATCGGAAGGGCCATCATCGCAGGATTTATCCGAAAGAATCAGCCTTTTTTGCGAACGCCCAAATGTGAAAATCAGCAAGCCATTGTCAAAGGACTGCTGATGGCATGGGAAGAAGCGCTGATGCTGTTGGGGACAATACTTGCGGCGATCGGCATTGTCCTGAAATTCGGGACGGATAACCCGGAAATGATGGTGTGGGTTGGTGCGCTGGGGATTCAGGCTTTGCCGTACCTGGCGGCTCTTTATACATCGATGGTGAATGTCGTGCCCAATGTGCTTCCGCAGATTCGGTGGATTCCGCTTGGATGGGGTGTGC